One Glycine max cultivar Williams 82 chromosome 3, Glycine_max_v4.0, whole genome shotgun sequence DNA window includes the following coding sequences:
- the LOC100802903 gene encoding DNA replication licensing factor MCM7: protein MSAKNLNFDADTALAKDFLSNFADANGEAKYMNILQDVANHKTRAVQIDLEDLFNYKDLDEEFLSRVTDNTRRYIGIFSNAIDELMPEPTEDFTDDDHDILMTQRSDEGVEGTDGSDPRQKMPPEIKRYYELYIKASSKGRPSTIREVKASNIGQLVRISGIVIRCSDVKPLMKVAVYTCEDCGFEIYQEVTARVFMPLFECPSKRCDTNRRKGNVILQLRASKFLRFQEAKIQELAEHVPKGHIPRTMTVHLRGELTRKVAPGDVVEFSGIFLPIPYTGFRAMRAGLVADTYLEAMSVMHFKKKYEEYEFRGDEEEQIARLAEDGDIYNKLARSLAPEIFGHDDIKKALLLLLVGAPHRTLKDGMKIRGDLHICLMGDPGVAKSQLLKHIINVAPRGVYTTGRGSSGVGLTAAVQKDPVTNEMVLEGGALVLADMGICAIDEFDKMDESDRTAIHEVMEQQTVSIAKAGITTSLNARTAVLAAANPAWGRYDLRRTPAENINLPHALLSRFDLLWLILDRADMDNDLEMARHVLYVHQNKESPALGFTPLEPSVLRAYISAARRLSPSVPRELEEYIATAYSSIRQEEARSNAPHSYTTVRTLLSILRISAALARLRFSETVAQSDVDEALRLMQMSKFSLYSEDRQKSGLDAISDIYSILRDEAARGNRMDVSYAHALNWISRKGYSEAQLKECLEEYAALNVWQIHPHTFDIRFIDA from the exons ATGAGCGCCAAGAACCTCAATTTCGACGCAGACACAG CTCTGGCGAAGGATTTCCTTTCCAACTTTGCAGATGCCAATGGCGAAGCCAAATACATGAACATCCTG CAAGATGTTGCAAACCACAAAACTCGAGCAGTCCAGATCGACCTTGAGGATTTATTTAAT TACAAAGATCTGGACGAGGAATTTCTGAGCCGTGTTACTGATAACACTCGGAGGTATATTGGGATTTTTTCCAATGCAATTGATGAACTCATGCCGGAGCCCACGGAGGACTTCACAGATGATGATCATGACATATTGATGACTCAGAGATCTGATGAAGGAGTAGAAGGCACCGACGGTTCCGATCCACGTCAGAAGATGCCTCCTGAAATCAAGCGTTACTA TGAACTTTATATTAAAGCATCTTCAAAAGGACGACCCTCTACAATTAGGGAGGTTAAAGCTTCGAACATTGGTCAGCTTGTAAGAATTTCTGGTATTGTGATACGTTGTTCAGATGTTAAACCATTGATGAAAGTGGCTGTATACACATGCGAGGATTGTGGATTTGAAATTTACCAG GAAGTAACTGCTCGGGTCTTCATGCCCTTGTTTGAATGCCCATCAAAGCGCTGTGATACAAACAGAAGAAAGGGGAATGTTATCCTTCAACTAAGAGCATCAAAATTTTTGAGATTTCAAGAG GCCAAAATTCAAGAATTAGCTGAACATGTCCCCAAAGGCCATATTCCAAGAACAATGACTGTGCATCTAAGAGGAGAACTCACAAGAAAG GTGGCTCCCGGGGATGTGGTTGAATTTTCTGGGATTTTTCTTCCTATACCTTACACTGGTTTTCGAGCAATGCGTGCGGGCTTAGTTGCTGACACTTACTTAGAGGCCATGTCTGTAATgcatttcaagaaaaaatatgaaga ATATGAGTTTAGAGGAGATGAGGAAGAGCAGATTGCACGATTAGCAGAGGATGGTGACATCTACAATAAATTGGCACGATCACTTGCTCCTGAAATATTTGGACATGACGACATTAAAAAAGCACTGCTTCTTCTCCTTGTTGGTGCTCCCCATCGTACGTTGAAAGATGGAATGAAG ATTAGAGGAGATTTACATATATGTTTGATGGGTGATCCTGGTGTTGCCAAGAGTCAGCTCCTTAAACACATAATCAATGTAGCACCCAGAGGGGTGTACACTACTGGCAGAGGAAGTAGTGGAGTTGGTCTAACTGCTGCTGTTCAGAAAGATCCAGTGACAAATGAGATGGTTCTTGAAGGTGGAGCATTG GTGTTAGCAGATATGGGCATATGTGCCATTGATGAATTTGACAAGATGGACGAATCCGATCGTACGGCTATACATGAAGTTATGGAACAACAGACTGTTAGCATTGCCAAGGCTGGGATCACTACATCGCTGAATGCAAGGACTGCCGTCCTTGCTGCTGCTAATCCAGCATG GGGAAGATATGATCTAAGAAGAACTCCAGCTGAAAATATTAATCTTCCTCATGCCCTGCTATCAAGATTTGATCTTCTGTGGTTAATCCTTGATCGAGCTGATATGGATAATGATCTTGAAATGGCTAGGCATGTCCTATATGTTCACCAAAATAAGGAGTCTCCTGCTCTTGGATTCACTCCTCTTGAACCATCTGTTCTACG TGCATACATATCAGCTGCAAGAAGATTGTCTCCTAGTGTCCCCAGGGAACTGGAAGAGTATATTGCTACTGCATACTCCAGCATTCGTCAAGAAGAAGCAAGGTCCAATGCTCCGCATTCCTACACTACTGTAAGGACATTGCTCAGTATTCTCCGCATATCAGCT GCACTAGCAAGACTCCGTTTTTCTGAGACTGTTGCTCAGAGTGACGTGGACGAGGCACTGAGGTTAATGCAGATGTCAAAATTCTCTTTGTATTCTGAAGATCGTCAAAAATCTGGTCTGGATGCCATATCTGATATCTATTCCATACTGCGGGATGAAGCAGCTAGAGGTAACCGAATGGACGTCAGCTATGCCCATGCACTGAACTGGATATCTAGGAAG GGGTACAGCGAAGCCCAGTTGAAAGAGTGCTTGGAGGAGTATGCAGCACTTAATGTATGGCAGATACATCCTCACACCTTTGACATTAGATTTATAGACGCTTGA